A stretch of the Notamacropus eugenii isolate mMacEug1 chromosome 2, mMacEug1.pri_v2, whole genome shotgun sequence genome encodes the following:
- the AATK gene encoding serine/threonine-protein kinase LMTK1 isoform X4 — MLACLCCKKGNIGFKEPPGNPGSGSTAHGRSPSPLPPHQEFENAEGDDYTTEFSVQGSPATQNGPEVYILPLTEVSLPMAKQPGRSVQLLKSTDLGRYSLLYLKEIGHGWFGKVFLGEVNSGISSTQVVVKELKVSASVQDQMQFLEEAQPYRALQHSNLLQCLAQCAEVTPYLLVMEFCPLGDLKGYLRSCRVAESMVPDPLTLQRMACELACGVLHLHKNNYVHSDLALRNCLLTADLTVKIGDYGLSHCKYKDDYFVTADQLWVPLRWIAPELIDEVHSNLLVVDQTKASNVWSLGVTIWELFELGAQPYHHYSDRQVLTYAIKEQQLKLPKPQLKLSLSDRWYEVMQFCWLQPEQRPTAEEVHLLLSYLCAKGTTEAEEDFEKRWKSLKPSGTGGAGHLGSAAELSSSFPLLEQFSGDGFHSDGDDILTVMETSHGLNFEYKWEPSRAEAFQTPAGTLSPRHAAHYQDLYYPTSSSTSHLSLGVSPSCYECPPPGVVPILSAHSPSVSSEYYIRIEEPADCDLDFTMCSSSPECQQASPEAATPWHDKEEPIGGTYDSDSSPTVSLTMEPLLGQGPSGEGPWDHPDYYSHMSCSKDSLCYQPSPAGDSRTEDSLLGECREGASKDWGLPGFRQAFFEDPLGVSPSGNSATQESPSGAQEAVVGESMKQEAQGSPPESVTIELGEAESLPCSSSQHEGAEEASLAAQQRHWTSNMSANNNILSSCAPDSWAAHFVDSYLGSGENLSAGPDPCELPAPNCLADLSLPESQELETAFSGQELGSPPCFAEHCQVEEDPVPVAISPSQITDIETAERRGVDHRVDQKAMEEAVAPSTSPVRSPLPSPPQGRVLPLSRAAGNLVLVPKPDSPVPWDSSQSNSNEPDPTLDSSGSFPELEGPASEEEDTTEATSGVFTDFSNDFLIEKPDTTPAFRSLQKQVGTPDSLESLDIPSTASDGGEIYSPTVSYPATGQPRALDSGYDTENYESPEFVLKEPHEPRDSEDFGPLGKEDESPGLEMRLSSSISAELHGLNEKNPYRDSAYFSDYDTETERPAQDREEDDESEAGEGESSPVGPDSQGLSPSNQEIPTAEEAGVPSLLSPSGEPPPEGPISPASKEPDQESPKDPAEGLAPALTPAPTPAAPTPAPAPSKLFFLTPVLPSPEDTGVGEGCHKPQEASGVVPTSVDKGTWNPVPGAEVQEWKEAPGSKVKPGEKLAPRPTPLRLDLSDLPAPKDSRPAEEEEEEDSEESDESDEELCCYNIQEQSEESEEEPATVPIVVAESHSARNLRSLLKMPSLMSQSFCEDLDRKKKAVSFFDDVTVYLFDQESPTRELGEQHFPEMKNSASSVLPSSPSTLSPSDQLSAADNFPDRTVSEESGGFEWDDDFPLMPAKSSFVSSPGPGVPDSVLPNLATPPKQVLPVQFSRFTVSPSPVSRFSITHVSDSDIESVGGSSEDGDRE, encoded by the exons TTCAGCTGCTCAAGTCTACAGACCTGGGACGCTACAGCCTCCTGTACCTGAAGGAGATTGGCCATGGCTGGTTTGGGAAG GTGTTCCTGGGTGAGGTCAATTCGGGCATCAGCAGCACCCAGGTGGTGGTAAAGGAGCTGAAAGTGAGCGCCAGCGTTCAGGACCAGATGCAGTTCCTGGAGGAAGCCCAGCCATACCG GGCTCTTCAGCACAGTAACCTGCTTCAGTGCCTGGCCCAATGTGCAGAGGTGACACCGTACTTGCTGGTGATGGAGTTCTGTCCACTG GGAGACCTCAAGGGTTATCTGCGCAGCTGCCGAGTGGCAGAGTCCATGGTCCCGGATCCCCTGACTCTGCAGCGGATGGCTTGCGAGTTGGCATGTGGAGTCCTTCACCTACACAAGAACAACTACGTGCACAG TGACTTAGCCTTGAGGAACTGCTTGCTTACTGCAGACCTGACTGTGAAAATCGGGGACTACGGCCTGTCTCACTGCAAGTACAAA GATGACTATTTCGTGACGGCCGACCAGCTGTGGGTGCCGCTGCGCTGGATTGCTCCTGAACTCATTGATGAGGTGCACAGCAACCTCCTCGTTGTGGATCAGACCAAGGCCAGCAATGTCTG GTCGCTGGGCGTGACAATCTGGGAGCTGTTTGAGTTGGGTGCCCAGCCCTACCACCACTACTCTGACCGCCAGGTGCTTACCTATGCTATCAAAGAACAGCAGCTCAAGTTACCCAAGCCCCAGCTGAAGCTGTCACTCTCAGATCGCTG GTATGAGGTCATGCAGTTCTGCTGGCTCCAGCCAGAGCAGCGACCCACAGCAGAGGAGGTGCACCTGCTGCTGTCCTACCTATGTGCCAAAGGGACCACGGAGGCCGAGGAGGACTTTGAGAAGCGGTGGAAATCCCTAAAGCCCAGTGGGACCGGGGGAGCTGGCCATTTGGGCAGTGCGGCTGAGCTGTCCTCCAGCTTCCCACTCCTGGAGCAGTTCTCAGGGGATGGTTTCCATTCAGATGGGGATGACATCTTGACAGTGATGGAGACCAGCCATGGGCTCAACTTCGAGTACAAGTGGGAACCTAGCCGGGCTGAGGCCTTCCAGACTCCTGCAGGGACCCTCAGCCCCCGACATGCTGCTCACTACCAGGACCTCTACTACCCAACCAGCTCTTCCACCAGCCACCTGAGTCTGGGGGTCTCACCTTCGTGCTATGAGTGTCCGCCACCTGGGGTGGTCCCCATCCTCAGTGCTCACAGCCCTTCTGTGAGCAGTGAGTACTATATTCGCATTGAAGAACCAGCTGACTGTGATCTAGACTTCACTATGTGTTCCTCTAGCCCTGAGTGCCAGCAGGCATCTCCTGAGGCAGCCACCCCTTGGCATGACAAAGAGGAACCCATAGGGGGTACCTATGACTCAGACAGCAGCCCTACTGTGTCACTAACTATGGAGCCCCTCCTGGGGCAGGGACCCAGTGGGGAGGGGCCCTGGGATCACCCTGACTACTACTCCCATATGAGCTGTAGCAAAGACTCACTCTGTTACCAGCCTTCCCCTGCAGGGGACTCACGGACTGAAGACAGTTTGTTGGGGGAATGCAGGGAGGGTGCCAGCAAAGACTGGGGACTTCCAGGCTTTCGCCAAGCATTTTTTGAGGACCCCCTGGGAGTATCCCCCTCAGGAAATTCTGCAACCCAGGAGTCACCAAGTGGGGCCCAGGAGGCAGTGGTGGGAGAATCAATGAAACAGGAGGCACAGGGCAGCCCTCCTGAATCAGTAACCATAGAGTTGGGTGAAGCTGAGAGTTTGCCCTGCAGCAGCTCCCAACATGAGGGTGCTGAGGAGGCGAGCTTGGCTGCCCAGCAAAGACACTGGACCTCAAACATGTCAGCCAATAATAATATCCTTAGCAGCTGTGCCCCTGATTCCTGGGCTGCTCACTTTGTAGACTCCTACTTGGGATCAGGAGAGAACCTAAGTGCAGGACCTGACCCATGTGAGTTGCCTGCCCCAAACTGCCTAGCAGACCTGTCCCTTCCTGAGAGTCAGGAGTTGGAGACAGCTTTCTCTGGGCAGGAGCTGGGAAGCCCACCTTGCTTTGCTGAACACTGCCAGGTGGAGGAGGACCCAGTCCCAGTCGCCATCTCTCCCTCACAGATAACAGATATAGAAACTGCAGAGAGAAGGGGTGTAGATCATAGGGTTGATCAGAAAGCCATGGAGGAAGCTGTAGCCCCTTCCACTTCTCCAGTCCGATCTCCCCTGCCCTCTCCACCCCAAGGCAGAGTCCTTCCTCTTTCCAGGGCAGCGGGCAATCTTGTCCTTGTTCCGAAGCCAGATTCCCCAGTGCCGTGGGACAGTAGCCAGAGTAACAGCAATGAGCCAGACCCAACGCTGGACAGCAGCGGTAGCTTCCCTGAGCTAGAAGGGCCAGCTAGTGAGGAGGAGGACACGACTGAGGCCACCTCCGGAGTCTTCACGGACTTTTCCAATGACTTTCTTATTGAGAAACCTGACACAACCCCTGCATTCCGGTCCCTGCAGAAGCAGGTGGGAACACCAGATTCCCTGGAGTCACTGGATATCCCATCCACAGCCAGTGATGGTGGGGAGATATACAGCCCGACAGTGTCCTACCCTGCCACAGGGCAGCCCCGGGCCCTAGATAGTGGCTATGACACAGAGAATTACGAGTCGCCTGAGTTTGTGCTGAAAGAGCCCCATGAGCCCCGGGACTCCGAGGACTTTGGGCCGCTAGGAAAGGAAGATGAAAGCCCTGGCTTAGAGATGAGGCTTTCTTCCTCCATCAGTGCTGAGCTGCATGGTCTGAATGAGAAAAACCCCTACCGAGACTCAGCCTACTTCTCTGACTATGACACAGAGACAGAGCGGCCGGCCCAGGATAGGGAGGAGGATGATGAGAGTGAGGCTGGAGAAGGGGAGTCCAGCCCAGTGGGCCCTGATTCCCAAGGGCTCTCTCCCAGCAATCAGGAAATCCCAACAGCAGAGGAAGCAGGTGTTCcgtctcttctttccccttctggGGAACCCCCTCCAGAGGGGCCAATCAGCCCAGCCAGCAAAGAGCCAGACCAGGAGAGCCCCAAGGACCCAGCAGAAGGGTTGGCCCCTGCCCTTACTCCTGCCCCCACTCCTGCTGCCCCTACCCCTGCTCCTGCTCCATCCAAATTATTCTTCCTAACTCCTGTTCTGCCAAGTCCCGAGGACactggggttggggaaggctgcCACAAACCCCAGGAGGCCTCAGGTGTGGTTCCCACCTCGGTGGACAAAGGAACTTGGAACCCGGTTCCTGGGGCAGAGGTGCAAGAATGGAAGGAAGCCCCGGGCTCCAAAGTGAAGCCAGGGGAGAAGCTGGCCCCACGTCCCACCCCGCTGCGCCTGGACCTGTCAGACCTCCCAGCACCCAAGGACAGCCGGCCggcagaagaggaggaggaagaggactcGGAGGAAAGTGACGAGTCAGATGAAGAGCTATGCTGCTACAACATCCAGGAGCAGAGTGAGGAGAGCGAAGAGGAACCAGCCACAGTGCCCATCGTGGTGGCCGAGAGCCACAGTGCCCGCAACCTACGCAGCCTCCTCAAGATGCCCAGCCTCATGTCCCAGTCCTTCTGTGAGGACCTGGACCGCAAGAAAAAGGCTGTTTCCTTTTTTGATGATGTTACTGTCTACCTCTTCGATCAG GAAAGCCCCACAAGAGAACTCGGGGAGCAGCATTTCCCTGAGATGAAGAATTCGGCTTCCTCTGTCCTGCCAAGCAGCCCCAGTACCCTGAGCCCGTCCGACCAACTCAGTGCAGCAGACAATTTCCCTGACAGGACTGTCTctgaagaga GTGGTGGGTTCGAGTGGGATGATGACTTCCCACTAATGCCAGCCAAGTCATCTTTTGTGTCTTCACCGGGGCCTGGAGTGCCGGACTCTGTGCTGCCCAACCTGGCAACCCCACCGAAGCAGGTGCTGCCTGTCCAGTTTTCCCGCTTCACTGTGTCTCCTAGCCCAGTCTCCCGATTCTCCATTACACACGTCTCTGACTCGGACATCGAGTCTGTAGGAG GAAGCAGTGAAGATGGTGACAGAGAATAA
- the AATK gene encoding serine/threonine-protein kinase LMTK1 isoform X2 encodes MRLEQTGKRLEAVAGWAERRAACGKEDGAPLSELSWSSSLAVVAVSFSGLFTFIFLMLACLCCKKGNIGFKEPPGNPGSGSTAHGRSPSPLPPHQEFENAEGDDYTTEFSVQGSPATQNGPEVYILPLTEVSLPMAKQPGRSVQLLKSTDLGRYSLLYLKEIGHGWFGKVFLGEVNSGISSTQVVVKELKVSASVQDQMQFLEEAQPYRALQHSNLLQCLAQCAEVTPYLLVMEFCPLGDLKGYLRSCRVAESMVPDPLTLQRMACELACGVLHLHKNNYVHSDLALRNCLLTADLTVKIGDYGLSHCKYKDDYFVTADQLWVPLRWIAPELIDEVHSNLLVVDQTKASNVWSLGVTIWELFELGAQPYHHYSDRQVLTYAIKEQQLKLPKPQLKLSLSDRWYEVMQFCWLQPEQRPTAEEVHLLLSYLCAKGTTEAEEDFEKRWKSLKPSGTGGAGHLGSAAELSSSFPLLEQFSGDGFHSDGDDILTVMETSHGLNFEYKWEPSRAEAFQTPAGTLSPRHAAHYQDLYYPTSSSTSHLSLGVSPSCYECPPPGVVPILSAHSPSVSSEYYIRIEEPADCDLDFTMCSSSPECQQASPEAATPWHDKEEPIGGTYDSDSSPTVSLTMEPLLGQGPSGEGPWDHPDYYSHMSCSKDSLCYQPSPAGDSRTEDSLLGECREGASKDWGLPGFRQAFFEDPLGVSPSGNSATQESPSGAQEAVVGESMKQEAQGSPPESVTIELGEAESLPCSSSQHEGAEEASLAAQQRHWTSNMSANNNILSSCAPDSWAAHFVDSYLGSGENLSAGPDPCELPAPNCLADLSLPESQELETAFSGQELGSPPCFAEHCQVEEDPVPVAISPSQITDIETAERRGVDHRVDQKAMEEAVAPSTSPVRSPLPSPPQGRVLPLSRAAGNLVLVPKPDSPVPWDSSQSNSNEPDPTLDSSGSFPELEGPASEEEDTTEATSGVFTDFSNDFLIEKPDTTPAFRSLQKQVGTPDSLESLDIPSTASDGGEIYSPTVSYPATGQPRALDSGYDTENYESPEFVLKEPHEPRDSEDFGPLGKEDESPGLEMRLSSSISAELHGLNEKNPYRDSAYFSDYDTETERPAQDREEDDESEAGEGESSPVGPDSQGLSPSNQEIPTAEEAGVPSLLSPSGEPPPEGPISPASKEPDQESPKDPAEGLAPALTPAPTPAAPTPAPAPSKLFFLTPVLPSPEDTGVGEGCHKPQEASGVVPTSVDKGTWNPVPGAEVQEWKEAPGSKVKPGEKLAPRPTPLRLDLSDLPAPKDSRPAEEEEEEDSEESDESDEELCCYNIQEQSEESEEEPATVPIVVAESHSARNLRSLLKMPSLMSQSFCEDLDRKKKAVSFFDDVTVYLFDQESPTRELGEQHFPEMKNSASSVLPSSPSTLSPSDQLSAADNFPDRTVSEESGGFEWDDDFPLMPAKSSFVSSPGPGVPDSVLPNLATPPKQVLPVQFSRFTVSPSPVSRFSITHVSDSDIESVGGSSEDGDRE; translated from the exons TTCAGCTGCTCAAGTCTACAGACCTGGGACGCTACAGCCTCCTGTACCTGAAGGAGATTGGCCATGGCTGGTTTGGGAAG GTGTTCCTGGGTGAGGTCAATTCGGGCATCAGCAGCACCCAGGTGGTGGTAAAGGAGCTGAAAGTGAGCGCCAGCGTTCAGGACCAGATGCAGTTCCTGGAGGAAGCCCAGCCATACCG GGCTCTTCAGCACAGTAACCTGCTTCAGTGCCTGGCCCAATGTGCAGAGGTGACACCGTACTTGCTGGTGATGGAGTTCTGTCCACTG GGAGACCTCAAGGGTTATCTGCGCAGCTGCCGAGTGGCAGAGTCCATGGTCCCGGATCCCCTGACTCTGCAGCGGATGGCTTGCGAGTTGGCATGTGGAGTCCTTCACCTACACAAGAACAACTACGTGCACAG TGACTTAGCCTTGAGGAACTGCTTGCTTACTGCAGACCTGACTGTGAAAATCGGGGACTACGGCCTGTCTCACTGCAAGTACAAA GATGACTATTTCGTGACGGCCGACCAGCTGTGGGTGCCGCTGCGCTGGATTGCTCCTGAACTCATTGATGAGGTGCACAGCAACCTCCTCGTTGTGGATCAGACCAAGGCCAGCAATGTCTG GTCGCTGGGCGTGACAATCTGGGAGCTGTTTGAGTTGGGTGCCCAGCCCTACCACCACTACTCTGACCGCCAGGTGCTTACCTATGCTATCAAAGAACAGCAGCTCAAGTTACCCAAGCCCCAGCTGAAGCTGTCACTCTCAGATCGCTG GTATGAGGTCATGCAGTTCTGCTGGCTCCAGCCAGAGCAGCGACCCACAGCAGAGGAGGTGCACCTGCTGCTGTCCTACCTATGTGCCAAAGGGACCACGGAGGCCGAGGAGGACTTTGAGAAGCGGTGGAAATCCCTAAAGCCCAGTGGGACCGGGGGAGCTGGCCATTTGGGCAGTGCGGCTGAGCTGTCCTCCAGCTTCCCACTCCTGGAGCAGTTCTCAGGGGATGGTTTCCATTCAGATGGGGATGACATCTTGACAGTGATGGAGACCAGCCATGGGCTCAACTTCGAGTACAAGTGGGAACCTAGCCGGGCTGAGGCCTTCCAGACTCCTGCAGGGACCCTCAGCCCCCGACATGCTGCTCACTACCAGGACCTCTACTACCCAACCAGCTCTTCCACCAGCCACCTGAGTCTGGGGGTCTCACCTTCGTGCTATGAGTGTCCGCCACCTGGGGTGGTCCCCATCCTCAGTGCTCACAGCCCTTCTGTGAGCAGTGAGTACTATATTCGCATTGAAGAACCAGCTGACTGTGATCTAGACTTCACTATGTGTTCCTCTAGCCCTGAGTGCCAGCAGGCATCTCCTGAGGCAGCCACCCCTTGGCATGACAAAGAGGAACCCATAGGGGGTACCTATGACTCAGACAGCAGCCCTACTGTGTCACTAACTATGGAGCCCCTCCTGGGGCAGGGACCCAGTGGGGAGGGGCCCTGGGATCACCCTGACTACTACTCCCATATGAGCTGTAGCAAAGACTCACTCTGTTACCAGCCTTCCCCTGCAGGGGACTCACGGACTGAAGACAGTTTGTTGGGGGAATGCAGGGAGGGTGCCAGCAAAGACTGGGGACTTCCAGGCTTTCGCCAAGCATTTTTTGAGGACCCCCTGGGAGTATCCCCCTCAGGAAATTCTGCAACCCAGGAGTCACCAAGTGGGGCCCAGGAGGCAGTGGTGGGAGAATCAATGAAACAGGAGGCACAGGGCAGCCCTCCTGAATCAGTAACCATAGAGTTGGGTGAAGCTGAGAGTTTGCCCTGCAGCAGCTCCCAACATGAGGGTGCTGAGGAGGCGAGCTTGGCTGCCCAGCAAAGACACTGGACCTCAAACATGTCAGCCAATAATAATATCCTTAGCAGCTGTGCCCCTGATTCCTGGGCTGCTCACTTTGTAGACTCCTACTTGGGATCAGGAGAGAACCTAAGTGCAGGACCTGACCCATGTGAGTTGCCTGCCCCAAACTGCCTAGCAGACCTGTCCCTTCCTGAGAGTCAGGAGTTGGAGACAGCTTTCTCTGGGCAGGAGCTGGGAAGCCCACCTTGCTTTGCTGAACACTGCCAGGTGGAGGAGGACCCAGTCCCAGTCGCCATCTCTCCCTCACAGATAACAGATATAGAAACTGCAGAGAGAAGGGGTGTAGATCATAGGGTTGATCAGAAAGCCATGGAGGAAGCTGTAGCCCCTTCCACTTCTCCAGTCCGATCTCCCCTGCCCTCTCCACCCCAAGGCAGAGTCCTTCCTCTTTCCAGGGCAGCGGGCAATCTTGTCCTTGTTCCGAAGCCAGATTCCCCAGTGCCGTGGGACAGTAGCCAGAGTAACAGCAATGAGCCAGACCCAACGCTGGACAGCAGCGGTAGCTTCCCTGAGCTAGAAGGGCCAGCTAGTGAGGAGGAGGACACGACTGAGGCCACCTCCGGAGTCTTCACGGACTTTTCCAATGACTTTCTTATTGAGAAACCTGACACAACCCCTGCATTCCGGTCCCTGCAGAAGCAGGTGGGAACACCAGATTCCCTGGAGTCACTGGATATCCCATCCACAGCCAGTGATGGTGGGGAGATATACAGCCCGACAGTGTCCTACCCTGCCACAGGGCAGCCCCGGGCCCTAGATAGTGGCTATGACACAGAGAATTACGAGTCGCCTGAGTTTGTGCTGAAAGAGCCCCATGAGCCCCGGGACTCCGAGGACTTTGGGCCGCTAGGAAAGGAAGATGAAAGCCCTGGCTTAGAGATGAGGCTTTCTTCCTCCATCAGTGCTGAGCTGCATGGTCTGAATGAGAAAAACCCCTACCGAGACTCAGCCTACTTCTCTGACTATGACACAGAGACAGAGCGGCCGGCCCAGGATAGGGAGGAGGATGATGAGAGTGAGGCTGGAGAAGGGGAGTCCAGCCCAGTGGGCCCTGATTCCCAAGGGCTCTCTCCCAGCAATCAGGAAATCCCAACAGCAGAGGAAGCAGGTGTTCcgtctcttctttccccttctggGGAACCCCCTCCAGAGGGGCCAATCAGCCCAGCCAGCAAAGAGCCAGACCAGGAGAGCCCCAAGGACCCAGCAGAAGGGTTGGCCCCTGCCCTTACTCCTGCCCCCACTCCTGCTGCCCCTACCCCTGCTCCTGCTCCATCCAAATTATTCTTCCTAACTCCTGTTCTGCCAAGTCCCGAGGACactggggttggggaaggctgcCACAAACCCCAGGAGGCCTCAGGTGTGGTTCCCACCTCGGTGGACAAAGGAACTTGGAACCCGGTTCCTGGGGCAGAGGTGCAAGAATGGAAGGAAGCCCCGGGCTCCAAAGTGAAGCCAGGGGAGAAGCTGGCCCCACGTCCCACCCCGCTGCGCCTGGACCTGTCAGACCTCCCAGCACCCAAGGACAGCCGGCCggcagaagaggaggaggaagaggactcGGAGGAAAGTGACGAGTCAGATGAAGAGCTATGCTGCTACAACATCCAGGAGCAGAGTGAGGAGAGCGAAGAGGAACCAGCCACAGTGCCCATCGTGGTGGCCGAGAGCCACAGTGCCCGCAACCTACGCAGCCTCCTCAAGATGCCCAGCCTCATGTCCCAGTCCTTCTGTGAGGACCTGGACCGCAAGAAAAAGGCTGTTTCCTTTTTTGATGATGTTACTGTCTACCTCTTCGATCAG GAAAGCCCCACAAGAGAACTCGGGGAGCAGCATTTCCCTGAGATGAAGAATTCGGCTTCCTCTGTCCTGCCAAGCAGCCCCAGTACCCTGAGCCCGTCCGACCAACTCAGTGCAGCAGACAATTTCCCTGACAGGACTGTCTctgaagaga GTGGTGGGTTCGAGTGGGATGATGACTTCCCACTAATGCCAGCCAAGTCATCTTTTGTGTCTTCACCGGGGCCTGGAGTGCCGGACTCTGTGCTGCCCAACCTGGCAACCCCACCGAAGCAGGTGCTGCCTGTCCAGTTTTCCCGCTTCACTGTGTCTCCTAGCCCAGTCTCCCGATTCTCCATTACACACGTCTCTGACTCGGACATCGAGTCTGTAGGAG GAAGCAGTGAAGATGGTGACAGAGAATAA